A genome region from Streptomyces antimycoticus includes the following:
- a CDS encoding cysteine desulfurase/sulfurtransferase TusA family protein — protein sequence MPYFDMASSAPLHPVARQALLAALDEGWADPSRLYREGRRARLLLNASREATAEAVGCRPDELVFTPSGTRAVYDGIAGALAGRRRAGRRLVVSAVEHSSVLHTAAAHEADGGTVTEVPVDRTGRVAPDAYAAALREAPDGVALACLQSANHEVGTLQPVAEAAEECAAAGVPLLVDAAQSLGWGPVEGNWSLLTASAHKWGGPAGVGLLAVRKGVRFRTVPPTDERESGRSPGFENLPAIVAAAASLRAVRAEAAAEAERLRRLVDRIRARVPELVPDVEVVGDPERRLPHLVTFSCLYVDGEALLHELDRAEFSVSSGSSCTSSTLTPSHVLRAMEVLSEGNVRVSLPRGTAEAEVDRFLEVLPGVVAQVRERLGAPKPAEAAVAPDPVPEPEVALVIDSLGKRCPIPVIELAKVISQVPVDGVVVVLSDDEAARLDIPAWCEMRGQTYEGERTADRGVAYRVRRRA from the coding sequence GTGCCCTACTTCGACATGGCCTCGTCCGCTCCCCTGCACCCCGTCGCCCGGCAGGCGCTCCTCGCCGCACTCGACGAGGGGTGGGCCGACCCCTCACGCCTCTATCGGGAGGGACGGCGGGCCCGGCTGCTGCTGAACGCCTCGCGGGAGGCGACGGCCGAGGCCGTCGGGTGCCGCCCGGACGAGCTCGTCTTCACTCCTTCGGGGACACGTGCGGTGTACGACGGTATCGCGGGGGCGCTCGCGGGCCGCCGACGCGCCGGCCGCCGCCTGGTCGTCTCCGCCGTGGAGCACTCCTCGGTGCTGCACACAGCGGCCGCGCACGAGGCGGACGGCGGCACGGTCACCGAGGTCCCGGTGGACCGTACGGGACGGGTCGCGCCGGATGCGTACGCGGCGGCCCTGCGGGAGGCCCCGGACGGGGTGGCGCTGGCTTGTCTGCAGTCCGCCAACCATGAGGTCGGCACCCTGCAGCCGGTGGCCGAGGCGGCCGAGGAGTGCGCGGCCGCGGGCGTACCGCTGCTGGTGGACGCGGCGCAGTCGCTCGGCTGGGGCCCTGTGGAGGGCAATTGGTCGCTCTTGACGGCAAGTGCCCACAAATGGGGCGGCCCTGCGGGAGTGGGGCTGCTCGCGGTGCGCAAGGGGGTGCGCTTCCGTACGGTCCCGCCCACCGACGAGCGGGAGTCGGGGCGCTCCCCCGGGTTCGAGAACCTCCCCGCCATCGTCGCCGCCGCCGCCTCGCTGCGGGCCGTCCGGGCGGAGGCCGCCGCGGAGGCGGAGCGGCTGCGGCGGCTGGTGGACCGGATCCGGGCGCGGGTGCCGGAGCTGGTCCCGGACGTCGAGGTGGTCGGCGATCCGGAGCGGCGGCTGCCGCACCTGGTGACCTTCTCCTGTCTCTACGTCGACGGAGAGGCGCTGCTCCATGAGCTGGACCGCGCGGAGTTCTCGGTCTCGTCCGGCTCCTCCTGCACCTCGTCCACGCTGACCCCGAGCCATGTGCTGCGGGCCATGGAGGTGCTGTCCGAGGGCAATGTCCGGGTCTCGCTTCCGCGCGGTACGGCCGAGGCGGAGGTGGACCGGTTCCTGGAGGTGCTGCCGGGGGTGGTGGCGCAGGTGCGGGAGCGCCTGGGTGCGCCGAAGCCTGCCGAGGCCGCCGTCGCCCCGGACCCCGTGCCCGAGCCCGAGGTCGCGCTGGTGATCGACTCGCTCGGCAAGCGGTGCCCGATCCCGGTGATCGAGCTGGCCAAGGTGATCAGCCAGGTGCCGGTGGACGGTGTGGTGGTGGTGCTGTCCGACGACGAGGCGGCCCGGCTGGACATCCCGGCCTGGTGCGAGATGCGGGGCCAGACCTACGAGGGTGAGCGGACGGCCGACCGGGGCGTGGCCTACCGGGTGCGCCGCCGCGCCTAG
- a CDS encoding carbohydrate kinase family protein, whose protein sequence is MRIAVTGSIATDHLMSFPGRFADQLVADQLHTVSLSFLVDTLDVRRGGVGPNICFGMGVLGLSPILVGAAGEDFADYRAWLDRHGVDTASVRISEVKHTARFVCTTDADHNQIASFYTGAMSEARQIELQPVAERVGGLDLVLISADDPEAMVRHTEECRSRGIPFAADPSQQLARMDGEDIRLLIGGAEYLFTNEYEAALIETKTGWTAEQILAKVGTRVTTLGAQGVRIDREGEEPVVVGCPEEDQKADPTGVGDAFRAGFLSGLSWNLSLERAAQVGCMLATLVIETVGTQEYELRRGHFMERFAKAYGHEAAGEIAPHLP, encoded by the coding sequence GTGCGTATTGCCGTTACCGGCTCCATCGCCACCGACCATCTGATGTCCTTCCCCGGCCGCTTCGCCGATCAGCTGGTCGCCGATCAGCTGCATACGGTCTCCCTCTCCTTCCTGGTGGACACGCTCGATGTCCGCCGTGGAGGAGTCGGCCCCAACATCTGTTTCGGCATGGGCGTGCTCGGCCTGAGCCCGATCCTGGTCGGCGCGGCCGGTGAGGACTTCGCCGACTACCGCGCCTGGCTGGACCGGCACGGAGTGGACACCGCGTCCGTCCGGATCTCCGAGGTCAAGCACACCGCGCGCTTCGTCTGCACCACCGACGCCGATCACAACCAGATCGCGTCCTTCTACACCGGGGCCATGAGCGAGGCCCGTCAGATCGAGCTGCAGCCGGTCGCGGAGCGCGTCGGCGGCCTCGACCTCGTGCTGATCAGCGCGGACGACCCGGAGGCCATGGTCCGGCACACCGAGGAGTGCCGCTCGCGCGGCATCCCCTTCGCCGCCGACCCCTCCCAGCAGCTCGCCCGCATGGACGGGGAGGACATCCGGCTGCTGATCGGCGGCGCGGAGTACCTCTTCACCAATGAGTACGAGGCCGCGCTGATCGAGACCAAGACCGGCTGGACCGCGGAGCAGATCCTCGCCAAGGTCGGCACCCGGGTCACCACGCTGGGCGCGCAGGGCGTGCGCATCGACCGCGAGGGCGAGGAGCCCGTCGTCGTCGGCTGCCCGGAGGAGGACCAGAAGGCCGACCCGACCGGCGTCGGCGACGCCTTCCGCGCGGGCTTCCTCTCCGGTCTGTCCTGGAACCTCTCGCTGGAGCGGGCCGCCCAGGTGGGCTGCATGCTGGCGACGCTGGTCATCGAGACGGTCGGCACCCAGGAGTACGAGCTGCGCCGGGGCCACTTCATGGAGCGCTTCGCCAAGGCGTACGGCCATGAGGCGGCGGGCGAGATCGCGCCCCACCTTCCCTGA
- the ctaC gene encoding aa3-type cytochrome oxidase subunit II has protein sequence MSPNGSDRSSRRPVRRKLLQALAAGLVLATATGCTSKDFPRLGMPTPVTEEAPRILSLWQGSWAAALATGVLVWGLIIWAVIFHRRSRTKIEVPAQTRYNMPIEALYTVVPIIIVSVLFYFTARDENALLKTSKKPDHVVNVVGYQWSWGFNYMENVDGSTASPKQEAKEISSIPQRMLNAVPKGAEGVYEAGTPGERNPQTGNPGPTLWLPKGESVQFILTSRDVIHSFWVVPFLMKMDVIPGHTNRFEVTPNREGTFKGKCAELCGVDHSRMLFNVKVVSPERYQQHLKELAKKGQTGYIPAGIEQTDAAKNAETKIQ, from the coding sequence GTGAGTCCCAACGGCTCCGACCGCTCGTCGCGGCGCCCGGTGCGGCGGAAGCTGCTGCAGGCGCTGGCCGCGGGCTTGGTCCTGGCGACCGCCACCGGTTGCACATCAAAGGACTTCCCCCGCCTCGGAATGCCTACCCCCGTCACGGAGGAGGCGCCGCGGATCCTCTCCCTGTGGCAGGGCTCGTGGGCGGCAGCGCTCGCCACGGGCGTCCTGGTCTGGGGCCTGATCATCTGGGCGGTCATCTTCCACCGTCGCAGCAGGACCAAGATCGAGGTTCCCGCGCAGACCCGGTACAACATGCCGATCGAGGCGCTGTACACCGTGGTCCCGATCATCATCGTCTCGGTGTTGTTCTACTTCACCGCACGCGATGAGAACGCGCTCCTCAAGACCTCCAAGAAGCCCGACCACGTGGTCAACGTGGTGGGCTATCAGTGGAGCTGGGGCTTCAACTACATGGAGAACGTGGACGGGAGCACCGCCAGTCCGAAGCAGGAAGCCAAGGAGATCTCCTCGATCCCCCAGCGCATGCTCAACGCCGTCCCCAAGGGCGCCGAGGGCGTCTACGAGGCCGGCACCCCCGGTGAGCGGAACCCGCAGACCGGCAACCCGGGCCCGACCCTGTGGCTGCCCAAGGGCGAGTCGGTCCAGTTCATCCTGACGTCCCGCGATGTCATCCACTCGTTCTGGGTGGTCCCCTTCCTGATGAAGATGGACGTCATCCCGGGTCACACCAACCGTTTCGAGGTCACCCCGAACCGCGAGGGCACCTTCAAGGGCAAGTGCGCCGAGCTGTGCGGCGTCGACCACTCCCGGATGCTCTTCAACGTCAAGGTCGTGTCGCCGGAGCGCTACCAGCAGCACCTCAAGGAACTGGCGAAGAAGGGCCAGACCGGCTACATCCCGGCGGGCATTGAGCAGACGGACGCCGCCAAGAACGCGGAGACCAAGATCCAGTGA